The DNA region GGTTAACAAAGTAGGGAACATGTATAAATTCATTGTTTTCTAGCAATACATCTGTACGTTGCGTGCGCCGCCCATCAAGCGATGGACGGCACATTCGTTTACTACCCGTAGAAATCGGTAAAGCCCTCCTGGTCGAGCCGCTCCAGCATGCGCCGCACCTTGGCCGCCGACTCGGGAAAGGGCGCATCCTGCGGTACGTCGCGGCGCGCTTCGGGCACAGTACCCGCGAAGAGCTCGTAGAGCTGGCTCAGCGCGCGCCGCAGCCGTGGCGTATCCTCGCCCCGCAGCTTCGGCAGCACTTTCTGCTTGAGTTGCAGATCGATCGCCGCGTCGACCGGCAGCACGCCGCGCGCGGTGGCGATATAGCGCAGCACCTCGGCGATCGTCCGGTAGCCGAAAGGCTGTCC from Herpetosiphonaceae bacterium includes:
- a CDS encoding GTPase, whose amino-acid sequence is PASSVSTADGETLRNPFTLPLNVHLTGTVNVDESTFGLSDKLLDRANVIELTDVDLQAFRRSYREPIDATAWQVIEQVEAIMQAAGQPFGYRTIAEVLRYIATARGVLPVDAAIDLQLKQKVLPKLRGEDTPRLRRALSQLYELFAGTVPEARRDVPQDAPFPESAAKVRRMLERLDQEGFTDFYG